A genome region from Gigantopelta aegis isolate Gae_Host chromosome 3, Gae_host_genome, whole genome shotgun sequence includes the following:
- the LOC121367749 gene encoding stromelysin-1-like yields MGSYLEVSGGFFCVVFLLFMMSTVVSVPAKTKRGVKSVPQFMRQNVDVKGFLKHYGYMEQKPVGIQDDNNSLGENRAVTLRRAVRKFQQFYGIPDTGELDALTLKKMAMPRCGTKDIERDPRGRVKRFSRLAAKWKHSYLTWKVTRFTGQLPQASQRSTFSRAFQIWQDSAPLTFTETRKEADIEISFVRGNHGDGPGNAFDGRGNILAHAYGPGEAPISGDAHFDDDEYWTLDDERGTNLLVVAAHEFGHSLGLGHSRDARALMYPAYQSQDNLKLGYDDIRGIQTIYGGKIGPNPRTVAPQTRRPRPRVTPRPTSGPATTSQTPESCQIQFDEVVRVDGDNYYGLKDSEVFKFNKDGLTSGYPKPITEIFPEAPPSVDVAFAVPGTSRVYIIKDLKVWRYTKFELDAGYPIEIPRRHFREKPRFVMTFRDDTNYQRVLLFGSDYWWEYDFDNRQTFAPNSYRIRRFWMNVPRDVRYAVQYSDSYFYLVSESSYLVMNHHRRQAVGEKKRAGLPVWLSLPCSSTGTIRSTITVLLVSFGGFLLKVLLNTQ; encoded by the exons atgggTTCGTATCTAGAAGTCAGTGGAGGTTTTTTCTGTGtagtatttcttttatttatgaTGTCCACGGTTGTGTCTGTCCCAGCTAAAACGAAGCGAGGTGTGAAAAGTGTGCCACAGTTTATGAGACAAAATGTCGATGTCAAG GGATTCTTGAAACATTATGGCTATATGGAACAGAAACCAGTTGGAATACAAGACGACAACAATAGTTTGGGAGAAAACCGAGCTGTGACACTGAGAAGAGCTGTAAG gAAATTCCAACAATTCTATGGTATACCTGATACTGGGGAACTTGACGCATTGACACTGAAGAAAATGGCGATGCCACGATGTGGAACAAAAGACATAGAACGAGACCCAAGAGGAAGGGTGAAGAGATTCAGTCGACTAG ctGCAAAATGGAAGCATTCTTACTTGACGTGGAAAGTGACACGCTTTACTGGACAACTGCCCCAGGCTAGCCAAAG gtCAACGTTTTCAAGAGCATTTCAGATTTGGCAGGACTCAGCACCTTTGACCTTTACGGAGACAAGGAAAGAAGCAGATATCGAAATATCATTTGTACGGGGTAACCATGGAGACGGTCCTGGGAATGCCTTTGACGGAAGAG GTAACATCCTTGCCCATGCGTACGGCCCCGGCGAAGCACCTATTTCCGGAGACGCCCACTTTGACGACGACGAATACTGGACCCTCGATGACGAACGAGGTACAAATCTGTTGGTGGTCGCGGCCCACGAATTTGGCCACTCCCTCGGGTTAGGCCACTCCCGCGACGCGAGAGCTCTCATGTACCCCGCCTACCAGAGCCAGGACAACCTCAAGCTGGGGTATGATGACATCAGAGGCATCCAGACTATATATG GAGGGAAGATCGGACCTAATCCGAGAACAGTAGCTCCACAAACCCGCCGCCCGAGACCACGGGTCACGCCACGCCCCACCAGTGGTCCAGCTACCACGAGCCAGAcaccggaatcctgtcaaatACAGTTTGATGAAGTAGTTCGTG ttGATGGTGACAACTACTACGGACTAAAAGATTCCGAAGTGTTCAAGTTTAACAAAGATGgtctgacttccggttaccctAAGCCAATCACCGAAATCTTTCCAGAAGCGCCACCTAGTGTCGACGTTGCGTTTGCGGTGCCTGGTACATCCCGTGTCTACATTATCAAAG ATTTGAAAGTATGGCGATATACCAAGTTTGAACTAGATGCGGGTTACCCTATTGAAATTCCTCGTAGACACTTCAGAGAGAAACCGCGGTTTGTGATGACATTCCGAGATGACACCAACTACCAGCGAGTTCTGTTGTTTGGT TCTGATTACTGGTGGGAGTATGATTTCGACAACAGGCAGACGTTTGCGCCCAACTCTTACAGGATTCGTCGCTTTTGGATGAATGTACCACGTGACGTCCGATATGCCGTGCAGTATTCAGACAGCTACTTCTACTTGGTGTCAGAATCAAG CTATCTGGTTATGAATCATCACAGACGACAAGCAGTCGGAGAAAAGAAGCGAGCAGGACTTCCGGTTTGGCTAAGCTTGCCATGCAGTTCCACTgg aacTATTCGAAGTACCATTACAGTTCTCTTGGTATCCTTTGGAGGGTTTCTTCTGAAAGTGCTGCTGAACACACAATAG